In Candidatus Defluviilinea proxima, a single genomic region encodes these proteins:
- the hydA gene encoding dihydropyrimidinase, protein MTTLIKNGTLVTATETFQADILIEDEKIVRVSPGLQADSATLIDATGKLILPGGVDPHVHLDLPMFDTVSSDDHYTGHKAAAFGGTTTVMDFVVLEDKGFDYSVDLWMKMAEKAAIDYSFHMNLTRFNDKIAKEIPSLMKMGIQTLKVFTAYNGRLRLDDGGIFKALQVARDNGMLVMAHCENGDVIDTLTEQALAAGHTTPEWHALTRPGWGAVEATLRMAGMASSADASVYIVHMNMGGEVDMLKYARERGVKVMGETCPQYLFFTIDNLRQPDGAKWICSPPMRTKEDNARLWEGLTEGILQTVGTDHCPFYFDGTNPIVYEGSEIAIPGKELGKDDFTKIPNGLPGIQDRMPVIWTHGVRSGKMTQNQFVAYTSTNPAKIFGLYPRKGALLEGSDADIVIWDAEKKVKYGVAMSHQRTDYNLYEGWELTGYPEKVFLRGQLIVDGDEWKGKRGMGQFLKRGQGEVI, encoded by the coding sequence ATGACTACTCTCATTAAAAACGGGACCCTCGTCACCGCAACCGAAACGTTTCAAGCCGATATCTTGATCGAGGACGAAAAGATCGTCCGCGTCTCTCCTGGACTTCAAGCTGATTCAGCGACATTGATCGATGCTACGGGAAAGCTGATCCTGCCCGGCGGCGTGGACCCTCACGTCCATTTGGATTTGCCAATGTTCGATACAGTCTCCTCCGATGACCATTACACTGGTCACAAAGCCGCAGCCTTCGGCGGGACAACAACCGTTATGGACTTTGTTGTGTTGGAAGATAAAGGATTTGATTATTCAGTGGATCTCTGGATGAAGATGGCGGAGAAGGCCGCCATTGATTATTCCTTTCACATGAATCTGACTCGTTTCAATGACAAGATCGCGAAAGAAATCCCCTCTCTGATGAAGATGGGGATTCAAACTTTGAAAGTCTTCACCGCCTATAACGGACGTCTACGGCTCGATGATGGTGGCATCTTCAAAGCCTTGCAAGTTGCCAGAGATAACGGCATGTTGGTCATGGCACATTGTGAGAACGGCGATGTCATCGATACGTTGACCGAACAAGCACTTGCGGCTGGACATACGACTCCCGAATGGCATGCGTTGACAAGACCAGGCTGGGGCGCAGTAGAAGCTACTTTGCGGATGGCAGGCATGGCGTCTAGTGCTGATGCGAGTGTGTATATCGTCCACATGAATATGGGAGGCGAAGTGGATATGTTGAAGTATGCTCGTGAGCGCGGCGTCAAAGTGATGGGGGAGACGTGTCCGCAATATCTGTTCTTCACGATTGATAATTTGCGTCAACCTGATGGCGCGAAATGGATCTGTTCTCCGCCGATGCGAACGAAGGAAGATAATGCGCGGTTGTGGGAAGGGTTGACAGAGGGGATCTTGCAGACAGTCGGCACGGACCATTGCCCATTTTATTTTGACGGAACCAATCCCATCGTCTATGAAGGAAGCGAGATCGCCATCCCCGGGAAAGAGTTGGGGAAGGATGATTTCACGAAGATACCGAATGGCTTGCCGGGCATCCAGGATCGCATGCCAGTAATATGGACGCATGGCGTGCGTTCGGGGAAGATGACGCAGAATCAATTTGTGGCATATACGAGCACGAACCCCGCGAAGATATTTGGTCTGTATCCGCGTAAAGGTGCATTGCTCGAAGGCTCCGATGCAGACATTGTGATCTGGGATGCGGAGAAGAAAGTGAAGTACGGCGTCGCGATGTCACATCAACGCACGGACTATAACTTGTATGAAGGCTGGGAGTTGACGGGGTACCCCGAAAAAGTTTTCCTGCGCGGACAGTTGATTGTGGATGGCGATGAGTGGAAAGGCAAGAGGGGGATGGGTCAGTTTTTGAAACGCGGTCAAGGCGAAGTCATTTAA
- a CDS encoding SLC13 family permease, whose translation MTLEMWFVVAMIAIPLLQVVFNRWRVDVAALFVIVALGLAQYLGFSILGDEKSPQQTLLAISGFSQPVVVTLIGLFILTQTLSHNGVMLWLGQRLAAMGGKSESRLIFLFTFASASLSLLMNNVAVGALLLPSAIQVAKKSKIAPSKLLIPISFGTALGGMATYFTTANIVLSNLLSVAKPPQLPLGVLSFFPVGGLIAIAGILYLTTIGRRILPNREPGPEQAIARRASDEVETLYSLGERLWEASLTPDCSLIGKTLKQTRIGERFGLAVIAIRRGRGIIVTPDPTVEIEAHDVLLVVGRKERVDQLSEIGFKISRELQTLTNFNVAFLELILAPHSAYVGQTIKQMNFRRKYGFMVVALFRRDRSYRTDVGDIPLEMGDSLLLIGPPERTRDLRINPDIVILETDPTPRAIPRRRALISVAVFVSAIAFSVAGVPVYLSVLAAALLSILLRLLPLQEVYRSIEWQVIFFIAGMYVASLGMIHTGLANLIGLNVITLITNLGIGPLGLAATTFLLSALLTQFMGSQATAFVIGPIAISAALHLNTNPQAIAIAAAIGCSASFLTPIAHPVNLIMMGPGNYRFSDFFRVGLGLMIVVFLMLIAGLLLFWRL comes from the coding sequence ATGACCCTTGAAATGTGGTTCGTTGTTGCGATGATTGCCATCCCGCTGTTGCAAGTGGTGTTCAATCGTTGGCGGGTGGATGTTGCCGCGCTATTTGTGATAGTCGCTTTGGGGTTGGCACAATATCTGGGCTTTAGCATTCTCGGTGACGAGAAATCCCCTCAACAGACACTGCTCGCTATTTCGGGATTTAGTCAGCCCGTCGTTGTGACGTTGATCGGGCTTTTCATCCTTACACAGACTCTGTCTCACAACGGTGTCATGCTCTGGCTCGGGCAACGTCTTGCCGCCATGGGTGGAAAATCTGAATCGCGATTGATCTTTTTATTCACATTTGCATCCGCATCTTTATCTTTGTTGATGAACAATGTGGCAGTGGGAGCCTTGCTTCTTCCAAGTGCCATACAAGTTGCGAAAAAATCGAAGATAGCGCCAAGCAAATTGTTGATCCCTATCTCTTTTGGAACAGCATTGGGTGGCATGGCCACCTACTTCACGACAGCGAACATTGTTCTCAGTAACCTGCTATCAGTTGCCAAACCTCCTCAACTACCGCTTGGTGTTTTATCGTTCTTTCCCGTTGGCGGATTGATCGCCATCGCGGGCATTTTATACTTGACCACCATCGGCCGCCGCATTTTGCCCAACCGCGAACCCGGACCAGAACAAGCCATTGCACGTCGTGCCAGTGATGAAGTGGAGACTCTCTACTCCCTTGGCGAACGTCTCTGGGAAGCGAGCCTCACACCGGATTGTTCGTTGATCGGTAAAACCCTCAAACAAACGCGGATCGGCGAACGGTTTGGGCTGGCCGTTATCGCCATCCGCCGTGGACGTGGGATCATTGTCACGCCAGATCCCACAGTGGAAATCGAGGCGCACGATGTCCTTCTCGTTGTCGGGCGTAAAGAACGTGTCGATCAATTGTCCGAGATCGGTTTCAAGATCAGTCGGGAACTTCAAACGCTGACCAACTTCAATGTGGCCTTTCTTGAGCTGATCCTTGCTCCTCACTCTGCATATGTTGGTCAGACCATCAAGCAAATGAATTTCCGTCGCAAATATGGCTTCATGGTCGTTGCCTTGTTTCGACGTGATCGCAGTTACCGCACCGATGTGGGCGACATTCCCCTTGAAATGGGTGACTCGCTTTTGCTGATCGGTCCACCCGAACGCACGCGAGATTTGCGCATCAACCCCGATATTGTCATCCTCGAAACTGACCCCACACCTCGTGCTATTCCGCGAAGGCGTGCGCTGATCAGTGTTGCTGTGTTTGTCAGTGCCATAGCCTTTTCCGTTGCAGGTGTTCCTGTGTATTTATCTGTTCTTGCGGCGGCGTTACTTTCCATCTTGTTGCGTCTGTTGCCTTTGCAAGAGGTATATCGTTCCATCGAATGGCAGGTCATCTTTTTCATTGCAGGCATGTATGTTGCCAGCCTGGGTATGATCCATACCGGTCTTGCAAATTTGATCGGCCTTAATGTGATCACGCTAATAACGAACCTTGGCATCGGTCCGCTTGGGTTGGCCGCTACCACCTTTTTACTTTCCGCACTTCTCACACAATTCATGGGCAGTCAGGCTACTGCTTTTGTGATCGGCCCTATTGCCATTAGTGCGGCGCTTCATCTCAACACGAATCCTCAAGCCATTGCCATTGCCGCGGCTATCGGATGTTCCGCATCTTTCCTCACGCCCATTGCGCATCCCGTTAACCTCATCATGATGGGTCCCGGCAACTATCGTTTCAGCGATTTCTTCCGTGTTGGGTTGGGATTGATGATCGTTGTTTTCCTCATGTTAATCGCTGGTCTACTTCTTTTCTGGAGATTATAA
- a CDS encoding pyridoxal-phosphate dependent enzyme produces MTTIDLTIQKERRANSIKRAKERNIVIPTYAQMKDPSKIPAKVKDELKSIGLWDIHPRNLFRINWHNQPLASGGTFGGVNFLELPSSLTGVPARIIAIVGKWFPTGAHKVGAAFSCLVPRLVTGQFDPTTQKAVWPSTGNYCRGGAYDSALLGCESIAILPEGMSKERFEWLSKVAGETIKTPGSESNVKEIFDKCWELRNSGQDLMIFNQFEEFGNYLWHFEVTGHAMEEVFKQVAGKNGRYRGMASATGSAGTIASGDYMKKLFPDSKIVASEALQCPTLLENGFGAHRIEGIGDKHVPWVHNTKNTDVVTAIDDNAVVNIARLFNEENGRQFLVEKGVPEATVSQLDLLGFSGISNVLSCIKAAKYYEMDENDIMLTVLTDSMELYRSRLHEMHQEFGEYSERDAAADFARYLHGESTDNMLELRYTDKRRVHNLKYYTWVEQQGRTYEEIQQQWYHPNYWTDVQKQADEIDELIVEFNKEVGLV; encoded by the coding sequence ATGACAACCATTGACTTGACCATACAAAAAGAACGTCGTGCAAATTCCATCAAACGTGCGAAGGAACGTAATATCGTTATCCCAACCTACGCACAGATGAAAGACCCTTCAAAAATTCCAGCCAAGGTGAAGGATGAATTAAAGAGTATCGGACTCTGGGACATTCACCCGCGCAATCTCTTCCGCATCAACTGGCATAACCAACCGCTCGCCTCAGGCGGGACCTTTGGCGGCGTCAACTTTCTCGAGCTTCCCTCTTCGTTGACGGGTGTTCCCGCGCGCATCATTGCCATCGTTGGCAAATGGTTCCCAACCGGAGCGCACAAGGTCGGGGCGGCGTTTAGCTGTCTCGTGCCGAGGCTGGTCACAGGTCAATTTGACCCGACGACTCAAAAAGCAGTCTGGCCCTCCACAGGGAATTACTGTCGCGGTGGCGCATATGACTCCGCTTTGTTGGGATGTGAGTCCATTGCGATCTTGCCCGAAGGGATGTCCAAAGAACGATTCGAGTGGTTGTCCAAAGTCGCAGGCGAGACGATCAAAACACCCGGTTCTGAATCGAACGTCAAAGAGATTTTTGACAAGTGTTGGGAGTTGCGCAACTCCGGGCAAGACCTGATGATCTTCAACCAATTCGAAGAGTTCGGCAATTACCTCTGGCATTTCGAAGTGACGGGTCATGCCATGGAAGAAGTGTTCAAACAAGTCGCAGGCAAAAACGGACGCTATCGCGGCATGGCCTCGGCCACAGGTTCCGCAGGCACAATTGCGTCTGGCGATTACATGAAAAAATTATTCCCCGATTCAAAGATCGTTGCGAGTGAAGCGTTGCAATGCCCTACACTGCTCGAAAACGGATTCGGCGCACATCGCATCGAAGGTATTGGCGATAAACATGTACCGTGGGTGCATAACACCAAGAATACGGATGTAGTCACAGCCATTGACGATAACGCAGTTGTCAACATCGCTCGTCTCTTCAACGAAGAAAATGGACGACAGTTCCTCGTCGAGAAAGGCGTCCCCGAAGCGACAGTCAGTCAACTTGACTTGCTTGGTTTCTCAGGCATCTCGAATGTTCTCTCGTGCATCAAAGCCGCTAAATATTACGAGATGGACGAGAACGACATCATGCTCACCGTCCTCACTGACTCGATGGAACTCTATCGCTCGCGTTTGCACGAGATGCATCAGGAATTCGGCGAATACTCTGAGCGCGATGCCGCCGCAGACTTTGCCCGCTATCTGCATGGCGAATCCACCGATAACATGCTCGAACTCCGCTACACTGATAAGCGTCGCGTGCACAATCTCAAATACTACACATGGGTCGAACAACAGGGACGCACCTACGAAGAGATCCAACAACAATGGTATCACCCCAACTATTGGACCGATGTCCAGAAGCAGGCCGATGAAATTGACGAACTGATCGTTGAGTTCAACAAGGAAGTTGGGTTGGTGTAA
- a CDS encoding ATP-binding protein — protein sequence MKLIVFSGLPGTGKSTLAEALGKQLQIPVFARDWLEATLLRNDLQSISNDKPLGYVGYELMTVLAERQFMLKQSVILDSVAATLSIRKTWRELSAQYQADWRVIECVCADEALHRSRLAIRKRNIPGWHELEWSDIEKVKQYYQPWNEDRLVLDMAEPLEENISRVKSYCE from the coding sequence ATGAAATTGATCGTTTTCTCTGGTTTGCCCGGCACTGGTAAAAGTACATTGGCGGAAGCGCTTGGCAAACAACTTCAAATTCCTGTCTTTGCCAGAGACTGGTTGGAAGCGACTTTATTGCGAAATGATTTGCAGTCAATATCGAATGATAAGCCGCTGGGTTACGTAGGTTATGAATTAATGACCGTTCTTGCAGAGCGTCAATTCATGCTGAAGCAGTCAGTGATTTTGGATAGCGTCGCCGCGACACTGTCGATACGAAAGACATGGCGAGAACTATCCGCGCAATATCAGGCCGATTGGCGAGTGATCGAGTGTGTTTGTGCTGATGAAGCGTTACATCGTTCACGGTTGGCAATTCGTAAACGTAACATCCCCGGCTGGCATGAACTGGAATGGTCTGATATCGAGAAAGTAAAACAATACTACCAACCGTGGAACGAAGATCGTCTTGTATTGGATATGGCCGAGCCTCTTGAGGAAAATATTTCCAGAGTTAAGTCATATTGTGAGTGA
- a CDS encoding pyridoxal phosphate-dependent aminotransferase: MKYNFDITPNRRSPNLYNKWTYYPKDVLPMWVADMDFPAPQPILKELHKVVDQGVLGYEIPSRALYETVAARMDELYAWKVKPDAIIATPGIVSAFSVAARAFASRQKGVLIQTPVYNEFHSIKNNIGVPQLNVPLIKTVHGNVLRYEIDWFAFERQVKKAGMFLLCNPHNPLGIIFSRKDLLRMAELCIKNNVIIVSDEIHSELFLGGNSFTPIAKLSSEIARHTITLVAPSKTFNVPGLFCGFAIIPNRDLRDRYQKEVSNMSLHVNSIGLQAARIAYSGQCDGWLKELRQYLTGNRDFLVEYVSKHMPSVRMTIPDATYLGWLDFTQTDITGSPFKFFMDQAKVALSDGKIFGPEGDGHVRINFGTSRRLLKQGLDRIRRAMK, translated from the coding sequence ATGAAATACAACTTTGACATTACACCCAATCGTCGTAGCCCAAACCTATATAACAAATGGACCTACTATCCTAAAGATGTGCTTCCCATGTGGGTGGCGGATATGGACTTCCCCGCCCCTCAACCGATTTTGAAAGAACTTCACAAGGTGGTGGATCAGGGAGTCCTTGGCTATGAAATTCCGTCGAGAGCTTTATATGAGACCGTTGCCGCGCGCATGGATGAATTGTATGCCTGGAAAGTGAAACCTGATGCGATCATTGCTACTCCTGGAATTGTGAGTGCCTTTAGCGTAGCGGCGCGTGCGTTTGCATCGCGTCAAAAAGGCGTGCTTATTCAGACCCCGGTCTACAATGAGTTTCACTCGATCAAAAATAATATTGGCGTACCGCAGTTGAATGTGCCATTGATCAAGACTGTGCATGGAAATGTATTGAGATATGAGATCGATTGGTTTGCTTTTGAACGGCAAGTAAAAAAGGCGGGGATGTTCCTGCTTTGCAATCCTCATAATCCATTAGGGATCATTTTTTCTCGTAAAGATCTGTTACGAATGGCGGAACTTTGCATTAAGAATAACGTAATTATCGTTTCAGATGAGATTCATTCAGAGTTGTTCCTTGGTGGCAACTCATTTACTCCCATTGCGAAGCTTTCCTCTGAGATAGCAAGGCATACTATCACGTTGGTAGCACCCTCCAAAACATTCAATGTGCCTGGGCTGTTTTGTGGGTTTGCAATTATCCCAAATCGAGACTTGCGCGACCGCTATCAAAAGGAAGTGTCAAACATGAGTCTGCACGTAAATAGCATCGGTTTGCAAGCCGCACGGATCGCGTACTCCGGTCAGTGTGATGGATGGCTGAAAGAATTACGTCAGTACCTCACAGGCAACCGTGACTTTCTCGTGGAATATGTATCCAAGCACATGCCCAGTGTGCGCATGACCATTCCAGATGCCACCTATCTGGGTTGGCTTGATTTCACGCAGACCGACATCACGGGTTCCCCTTTTAAGTTCTTTATGGATCAGGCTAAAGTTGCCTTAAGTGATGGAAAGATCTTTGGACCAGAAGGGGACGGTCATGTGCGGATCAATTTCGGTACCTCGCGCAGGCTTCTCAAGCAGGGTCTCGATCGTATCCGTAGGGCGATGAAATAA
- a CDS encoding O-methyltransferase, with product MPDINYDKLQEYLATLVPPRPPEMQAMEKYAEEKDFPILGPVSGYYCYQLARIINATSVFEMGSGYGYSTAWFAKAVQENEGWVVHHTVWDEELSKMAEEHLSRMGFDGLIHYHVAEAVETLRQTEGPFDIIFNDIDKESYPDSLPVIKEKLRSGGILIIDNMLWHGQTLNPNNHEKSTKAIRRFTHDITSDPDWAVSLAPLRDGMIVAYKK from the coding sequence ATGCCTGACATCAACTACGATAAATTACAAGAGTACCTCGCCACTCTCGTCCCGCCGCGTCCGCCCGAAATGCAGGCAATGGAAAAATATGCCGAAGAAAAGGACTTTCCTATTCTTGGCCCGGTAAGTGGATATTACTGTTATCAACTTGCCCGCATAATAAATGCAACCTCTGTGTTTGAAATGGGGTCAGGGTATGGATACTCCACAGCATGGTTTGCGAAGGCGGTACAGGAAAACGAGGGATGGGTTGTGCATCATACGGTTTGGGATGAAGAGCTTTCGAAGATGGCAGAGGAGCATTTGTCGAGGATGGGATTCGATGGCCTTATCCATTATCACGTTGCCGAAGCAGTTGAGACGCTTCGCCAGACGGAAGGTCCATTCGATATTATCTTCAACGATATTGATAAAGAATCCTACCCTGATTCACTTCCCGTTATCAAAGAGAAGCTACGTTCTGGCGGTATTCTCATCATTGATAACATGCTCTGGCACGGACAAACACTCAACCCAAATAACCATGAAAAATCTACGAAAGCCATTCGCCGCTTCACGCATGATATTACAAGCGATCCTGATTGGGCCGTTTCTCTTGCCCCGTTGCGGGATGGAATGATCGTAGCCTATAAAAAATAA
- a CDS encoding tryptophan-rich sensory protein — MKDTLRQVANLVSAIIALTVNILASALPLNGQNTGEISDRFQVYFVPAGYVFAIWGIIYIGWIAFTIFQFLPSQKESPRLRKLGYLFALSGIFNAAWLFTWHYNYFGLGVLVMLTLLGLLIASYLRLDVNRVSVSRSERWSVDIPFSIYLGWITVAAVANVTDWLYLVQWDAFGIAAPTWAIIMIGVACIVALLMTITRRDVAYASVLAWSFIGIAVKQTPAPDVVLAAWFAAFLMLVFSVYSLTNKQTA, encoded by the coding sequence TTGAAAGACACATTACGTCAAGTTGCTAATCTCGTTTCTGCCATCATTGCATTGACAGTGAACATCCTCGCCTCAGCCCTGCCTCTCAACGGACAGAACACCGGCGAGATCTCTGATCGTTTCCAGGTCTACTTCGTTCCTGCGGGTTATGTCTTTGCCATCTGGGGCATCATCTACATCGGCTGGATCGCTTTTACGATTTTCCAGTTTCTTCCTTCGCAGAAGGAAAGTCCGCGATTGCGTAAACTTGGTTATCTGTTTGCCTTGAGCGGAATCTTCAATGCGGCTTGGTTGTTCACATGGCACTATAACTACTTCGGTTTGGGCGTACTTGTTATGCTGACCTTGCTGGGGTTGTTGATCGCCAGTTACCTGCGCCTTGACGTGAACCGCGTCTCTGTCTCACGCTCCGAGCGCTGGTCCGTGGATATTCCATTTAGCATCTACCTCGGCTGGATCACAGTTGCCGCCGTTGCGAACGTCACAGACTGGTTGTATCTCGTCCAATGGGATGCCTTCGGGATTGCGGCTCCTACATGGGCGATCATTATGATCGGCGTGGCATGTATCGTTGCTTTGTTGATGACCATCACTCGACGTGATGTGGCTTATGCATCTGTTCTGGCATGGTCTTTCATTGGAATTGCGGTCAAGCAGACGCCTGCGCCTGATGTAGTTCTTGCCGCATGGTTTGCGGCATTCCTGATGCTTGTGTTTTCGGTTTATAGCCTTACAAACAAACAGACTGCATAA
- a CDS encoding phytoene/squalene synthase family protein: MQVQANWENQLLALAGNIPHPHTRPFFSYWAGDATLRIAYKQAEQITAEHSKSFYFASGLLPEEKRSAVRALYAFCRTVDDIVDESTDDQRESQLDYWRGMIEHASFSDDDLVAAAWADTLTRYHIPRHYALQLIDGVNRDLTQSRYQTFDELATYCYGVASTVGLMSMYIVGFKKNEAVPYAIKLGVALQMTNILRDIGEDYRNGRLYLPREELAFYGIREQDIAEGRITDNWRQFMKFQIERTRQLYAESWEGVKMLEREGQLAIGAASVFYQGILDEIEKNDYDVFTQRASLSAIGKVSKIPALWLKIKALQ; the protein is encoded by the coding sequence ATGCAAGTACAAGCCAACTGGGAGAACCAACTTCTCGCACTCGCTGGGAACATCCCACACCCGCATACCCGTCCCTTCTTTTCCTATTGGGCTGGTGATGCCACTCTTCGAATTGCGTATAAGCAAGCAGAGCAGATCACAGCCGAGCATTCCAAATCCTTTTACTTCGCATCAGGATTGCTCCCCGAAGAGAAGCGTTCCGCTGTCCGTGCTTTGTATGCGTTCTGCCGAACCGTGGATGACATCGTGGACGAGTCCACGGATGACCAGCGCGAGTCCCAACTCGATTACTGGCGTGGGATGATAGAGCACGCTTCTTTCTCGGACGATGACCTGGTCGCTGCCGCATGGGCCGATACCTTAACCCGATACCATATCCCGCGCCACTACGCCCTGCAATTAATTGATGGCGTCAACCGAGACCTGACCCAATCTCGTTATCAGACCTTTGATGAACTTGCTACTTATTGCTACGGCGTCGCTTCCACGGTTGGACTGATGAGCATGTACATTGTCGGGTTCAAGAAAAATGAAGCCGTGCCCTATGCCATCAAACTAGGCGTTGCCCTCCAAATGACCAACATCCTGCGTGACATCGGCGAAGACTACCGCAACGGACGCCTTTATCTCCCTCGCGAAGAACTTGCCTTCTACGGCATCCGTGAACAGGACATTGCCGAAGGTCGCATCACAGACAACTGGCGTCAGTTCATGAAATTTCAGATCGAACGTACACGTCAACTTTATGCTGAATCATGGGAAGGCGTGAAGATGCTCGAACGCGAAGGCCAACTCGCGATTGGTGCCGCATCCGTTTTTTATCAAGGCATTCTCGATGAGATCGAAAAGAACGATTACGACGTCTTCACCCAACGGGCAAGTTTGTCTGCAATAGGGAAGGTGAGCAAGATCCCTGCCTTGTGGTTGAAGATCAAGGCTTTGCAATAA
- the crtI gene encoding phytoene desaturase, protein MNKPTAIVIGAGIGGIATAARLAKNGYDVTVLEKEATPGGRCNQIVQDGHRFDIGPTLFLMPEVWEETFASLGEKMSDYLDLRRIDPTYKVHFDDGLRLELTSDIGKMQEQLEAVDKTAFTGFLGYIAEGSKHYKISLEKFVGRNFYNIFEYFSLKNLPLIVQLKALQKHFTNTGRFFKDERLKAAFTFQNMYLGLSPYDAPATYSLLQYTELAEGVWYPMGGMYAGIQALVKVAEKLGVKFHYNAPVKHIETNGKKVLGVVLQDGRTFTSDIFVGNADLPYIYKNLLPDVKEAKKLDEKLYTCSTIMFYWGVDKEYSQIAHHNVFLGGDYKASFDQIFNDHTLPEVPSFYVHAPARTDKAAAPEGQDTLYVLVPVGHLDARTEQDWDALVNRARETVFNRLAKEMGATDLKDHIKFEIVYQPKVWKERFNLEKGAAFGLSHNFWQVGYLRPHNRHKQYKNLYFAGASTHPGTGLPIVLLSARLTTERILKESVTIPEQKVVKPHLTPAQG, encoded by the coding sequence ATGAACAAACCAACTGCAATTGTGATCGGCGCTGGGATCGGCGGAATAGCCACTGCCGCCCGTCTCGCCAAAAATGGATACGATGTAACCGTTCTTGAAAAAGAAGCGACCCCCGGCGGACGCTGTAACCAGATCGTTCAGGATGGCCACCGCTTCGATATTGGTCCGACCCTGTTTCTCATGCCCGAGGTTTGGGAGGAAACTTTTGCCTCTCTCGGTGAAAAGATGAGCGACTACCTCGACCTGCGCCGCATTGACCCCACATATAAAGTTCACTTTGATGATGGTTTGCGCTTGGAGTTAACTTCCGATATTGGCAAGATGCAAGAACAACTCGAGGCCGTCGATAAGACCGCTTTTACTGGTTTCCTCGGTTACATCGCAGAGGGAAGCAAGCACTACAAGATCTCGCTCGAGAAATTCGTTGGGCGCAACTTCTATAACATCTTCGAATATTTCAGCTTGAAGAACCTGCCGCTTATCGTGCAACTCAAAGCGCTTCAAAAGCACTTCACCAATACAGGTCGCTTCTTCAAAGATGAACGTCTCAAGGCCGCATTCACTTTTCAGAACATGTATCTCGGTCTCAGCCCTTACGACGCACCTGCCACCTACTCGCTCCTTCAATACACCGAATTAGCCGAAGGCGTTTGGTATCCCATGGGCGGGATGTACGCCGGCATTCAGGCATTGGTCAAAGTTGCTGAGAAATTGGGAGTCAAGTTCCATTACAACGCACCCGTGAAGCATATTGAAACCAACGGCAAAAAAGTGCTAGGCGTAGTCTTACAAGATGGACGCACATTCACATCCGATATCTTTGTCGGCAATGCAGACTTGCCCTACATTTACAAGAATCTTCTGCCCGATGTAAAAGAAGCCAAGAAACTCGATGAAAAACTCTACACCTGCTCCACGATCATGTTCTACTGGGGCGTGGACAAAGAGTACTCACAGATCGCGCACCACAACGTATTCCTCGGCGGCGACTACAAAGCTTCGTTCGACCAGATCTTCAACGATCACACACTACCTGAAGTGCCTTCGTTCTACGTCCATGCACCAGCACGCACTGACAAAGCCGCCGCACCCGAAGGGCAGGACACACTTTATGTACTCGTACCAGTCGGTCACCTCGATGCACGCACCGAACAGGATTGGGATGCTTTAGTCAATCGCGCACGCGAAACCGTGTTCAACCGCCTCGCCAAAGAGATGGGCGCAACAGACCTAAAGGACCACATCAAGTTTGAGATCGTGTACCAGCCCAAAGTGTGGAAAGAGCGCTTCAATCTCGAAAAAGGCGCGGCGTTTGGGCTCAGTCACAATTTCTGGCAGGTTGGCTACCTCCGCCCGCACAACCGTCACAAACAATACAAGAACCTGTACTTCGCAGGCGCATCCACGCACCCCGGCACCGGACTTCCGATTGTTCTCTTATCTGCAAGGCTCACAACCGAGCGCATTTTGAAGGAAAGCGTTACAATACCTGAACAAAAGGTGGTCAAACCCCACCTAACTCCCGCTCAAGGATAA